GCACAAGGTATTCGGCGAGGCGCTGGCGATCCTCGCGGGGGACGCGCTCCTCACCCAGGCGTTCGAGGTGCTGGCCGCCGACGGGGCCGTGCCGCCGGAGCGGCGCACCGCGATCGTGCGCGAGGTCGCGGCGGCCGGCGGGCCCGCGGGCCTCGTCGGCGGGCAGGTGGCCGACCTCGAGGGCGAGGGCCGCGACCTGACGCTGCCGGAGCTGGAGTTCATCCACGCCCGCAAGACCGGCGCCCTGATCCTCGCCAGCGTGCGCGGCGGCGCCATCGCCGCGGGCGCGTCCGCGGCGCGCCTGGGCGCGCTCTCGGAGTACGCGCGGCGCACGGGCCTCTGCTTCCAGATCGTCGACGACCTGCTCGACGTGGAGGGCGACCCGGCGGCGACCGGCAAGGGCACCGGCCGCGACAGCACGAAGCGCAAGGCGACCTTCCCCGCCATCTTCGGCATCGACGCCTCGCGCCAGCGCGCGGCCGAGCTGGTCGAGGAGGCGCTTGCGGCGATCGCCGACTTCGGCCCGGAGGCCGACCCCCTGCGCGCGCTGGCGCGCTTCGTCGGCCGCAGGGACCGCTGACCGTGGGCACGGAGCTGCTGGCGCGCGTCGACGCGGGCACGCCCGTCTCGGCGCTCACCGCGGAGGAGCACGAGCGGCTCGCGGCCGAGATCCGCGAGACGATCATCGCGACGGTCGCGCACACCGGCGGGCACCTGGCGCCGAGCCTCGGCGTGGTCGAGCTGACGATCGCCCTGCACGCCGTCTTCCCGACGCCCCGCGACCGCATCGTCTGGGACGTCGGGCACCAGTGCTACGCGCACAAGCTGCTCACCGGCCGGTTCGTGAACTTCGGGACGCTGCGGCAGGCCGGCGGCATCTCCGGCTTCCCCCGGCGCGCCGAGAGCCCGCACGACGTCTTCGGCACCGGCCACAGCGGCACGAGCATCTCCGCGGCCTGCGGGCTGGCGGCGGCGCGCGACGCGCTGGGGGCGCGGCACAAGGTCGTCGCGGTCATCGGCGACGGCTCGCTCACCTCCGGCGAGGCCTTCGAGGCGCTCAACCACGCGGGCCACCTCAAGAAGGACCTCGTGGTCGTGCTCAACGACAACGAGATGTCGATCTCGCCGAACGTCGGCGCGCTCTCCTCGTACCTCAACCGCGTCCTGACCAGCCACCTGCCGACGCGCATGCGCGACGAGTTCGTGCGCTTCATCCGCTCGCTGCCGCACGTGGGCGAGCAGGCGGCGAAGATCGCCAAGCGCGTCGAGGAGTCGGTGAAGGCGCTCATCGTCCCGGGGCTGCTCTTCGAGGAGCTGGGCTTCCGCTACGTCGGCCCGATCCCCGGGCACGACGTGCGCAACCTGGTCGAGACCTTCCGCAACGTGCGCGAGGAGTTCCGCAAGCCGGTGCTCGTCCACGTGATCACCCGCAAGGGCAAGGGCTTCCCGCCCGCGGAGCGCGACCCGGCGCGCTACCACGGCGTCGGCCCGTTCGACCCGGCGACCGGCGCGCTCATCACGGCGCCGGCGCCGCCGTCCTACACCGCCGTCTTCGGCCGGGCGCTGGTCGGCGAGGGGGCGCGCGAGCCGCGCCTGGTCGCAATCACCGCGGCGATGCCCGACGGCACCGGGCTGGCGCCGTTCGCCGCCGCGCACCCCGCGCGCTTCTTCGACGTGGGGATCGCCGAGCAGCACGCGGTGACGTTCGCCGCCGGGCTCGCCTGCGAGGGGATGCGCCCGGTGGTCGCCATCTACTCGACCTTCCTGCAGCGCGGCTACGACCAGGTGCTCCACGATGTCTGCCTCCAGGGGCTGCCGGTGGTCTTCGCGCTGGACCGCGGCGGGCTCGTCGGCGACGACGGCGCGACGCACCACGGGCTCTTCGACCTTGCCTTCCTGCGGTCGATCCCGGGGATGGTCGTCGCGGCGCCGAAGGACGAGGCCGAGCTGGCGCGCCTGCTGCGCACCGCGCTGGCGCACCCCGGCCCCTTCGCGCTGCGCTACCCGCGCGGCGCCGGCCTCGGCGTGCCCGTGGACGAGGACCCGCAGCCGCTCCCCGTCGGCTCCTGGGAGGTGCTGCGGCCCGGCGGCGACCTGGCGATCCTCGCCGTCGGCCCCTGCGTGCGGCCCGCGCTCGAGGCGGCAGAGGCGCTGGCGGCCGAGGGGTGGCGGGTGGGCGTCGTCAACGCCCGCTTCGTCAAGCCGCTGGACGCCGCCGTGCTGGCGGAGACGGCGGCCGCGAACCCGCTGCTGATCACCGCCGAGGAGGGCGTGCTCGCCGGTGGCTTCGGCGACGCGGTGATCGCGCAGCTCGCCGAG
This window of the bacterium genome carries:
- a CDS encoding farnesyl diphosphate synthase, with protein sequence MAADRALSPSSGGAPARVVDAEGYLREAAALVECYLDRVLPAPGGHIPRLAEAVRYSALGGGKRLRPALALGAAEACGGARDVALPVAAAVEMIHTYSLIHDDLPAMDDDFRRGRPTSHKVFGEALAILAGDALLTQAFEVLAADGAVPPERRTAIVREVAAAGGPAGLVGGQVADLEGEGRDLTLPELEFIHARKTGALILASVRGGAIAAGASAARLGALSEYARRTGLCFQIVDDLLDVEGDPAATGKGTGRDSTKRKATFPAIFGIDASRQRAAELVEEALAAIADFGPEADPLRALARFVGRRDR
- the dxs gene encoding 1-deoxy-D-xylulose-5-phosphate synthase, with product MARVDAGTPVSALTAEEHERLAAEIRETIIATVAHTGGHLAPSLGVVELTIALHAVFPTPRDRIVWDVGHQCYAHKLLTGRFVNFGTLRQAGGISGFPRRAESPHDVFGTGHSGTSISAACGLAAARDALGARHKVVAVIGDGSLTSGEAFEALNHAGHLKKDLVVVLNDNEMSISPNVGALSSYLNRVLTSHLPTRMRDEFVRFIRSLPHVGEQAAKIAKRVEESVKALIVPGLLFEELGFRYVGPIPGHDVRNLVETFRNVREEFRKPVLVHVITRKGKGFPPAERDPARYHGVGPFDPATGALITAPAPPSYTAVFGRALVGEGAREPRLVAITAAMPDGTGLAPFAAAHPARFFDVGIAEQHAVTFAAGLACEGMRPVVAIYSTFLQRGYDQVLHDVCLQGLPVVFALDRGGLVGDDGATHHGLFDLAFLRSIPGMVVAAPKDEAELARLLRTALAHPGPFALRYPRGAGLGVPVDEDPQPLPVGSWEVLRPGGDLAILAVGPCVRPALEAAEALAAEGWRVGVVNARFVKPLDAAVLAETAAANPLLITAEEGVLAGGFGDAVIAQLAEQGPAGVRVERAGVPDEFVEHAPQALLRDRLGLNAAGLAGRARR